In one window of Apis mellifera strain DH4 linkage group LG12, Amel_HAv3.1, whole genome shotgun sequence DNA:
- the LOC552725 gene encoding N-acetylglucosamine-1-phosphotransferase subunits alpha/beta isoform X1 → MLIACRIFINIMSTWKLLQRRCYDLLSYKYSLLVILTAFTCIFIGIVHFGEMWITWSKEKYEAVFYSFNDNILGISFQKKLCQHVPIDVVYTWVNGSDPVFLKSLKEHVPITDINTAASRFNDKDELRYSLRSLEKYAPWVRHVYIVTNGQIPSWLDMDNPKVTLVTHEDIFINKSDLPTFSSPAIESNIHRIPGISDKFLYFNDDVMLGAEVWPEDFITQANGQKIYLAWWVPDCSDVCPWAWVGDGSCDPACNTTLCEFDGGDCDSTPVPTDSETLEEEGDYSHKLLQDSLDDNNYGFKFLNLLRNKNISTMWNDTETFIQQPSSLNMTTNLKLNINKSHNFKNNYINSIEKYFNEQLIQNDQIISTQKSMLSKIINKVKFQTSNITKRHLLLKHYLNDDIINLPQVNSTIKINHKLHHSDQWKLRTRQLDTYAESLLYVNRIYNMAYGFERRRVPAHMPHLIDKWIVADMQKKFKHEFKRTSNHKVRSSEDMQFAFSYFYFLMSEKRNVPIEEIFDTFDTDKSGTWSDREIRTLLSRLYPLPLDYSLVIDFENAITNCSNHMKITKILNVPPGERYLDSSLPIVTKELIAKCELVSRKVKAKFGEEKLYQHEIIKAGKNEIFEMLTSNVSLTVQLLDEIRRDPKKFICLNDDMDPLRHAENEIVRALLNDFYRSLYPLRSTFELPLQYRNLFTHRHKLLEWRANRTRTRNLLLCLILLLLITTFYHFFYHQVRRLFRIRALPILLV, encoded by the exons ATGTTAATCGCATGCAGAatctttatcaatataatgagCACATGGAAATTACTCCAGCGTCGATGTTACGATCttctatcatataaatattctttactgGTGATATTAACGGCATTcacttgtatatttattggTATTGTTCATTTCGGAGAG atGTGGATAACTTGGAgcaaagaaaaatacgaagcagtattttattcttttaatgataatatattaggtatctcttttcaaaaaaaactaTGTCAACATGTTCCAATAGATGTTGTGTATACATGGGTCAATGGCTCTGATccagtttttttaaaaagtttgaaagaaCATGTTCCTATTACTGATATTAATACAGCTGCTTCCAGATTTAATGATAAAGATGAATTAAGATATTCATTACGttcattggaaaaatatgCACCTTGGGTAAGACATGTGTATATTGTTACAAATGGTCAAATACCAAGTTGGTTAGATATGGATAATCCTAAAGTTACACTTGTTACTcatgaagatatatttataaataaaagtgatCTTCCAACATTTTCTAGTCCAGCTATTGAAAGTAATATTCATAG aaTTCCTGGTAtttcagataaatttttatattttaatgatgatGTTATGTTAGGGGCAGAAGTGTGGCCAGAAGATTTTATTACCCAAGCAAATggtcaaaaaatatatcttgcaTGGTGGGTTCCTGATTGTTCGGATGTTTGTCCTTGGGCTTGGGTGGGTGATGGATCATGTGATCCTGCTTGTAATACAACATTATGTGAATTTGATG gaggaGATTGTGATAGCACACCAGTTCCTACTGACAGTGAAACTcttgaagaagaaggagattaTTCGCACAAACTTTTACAAGATTCATTAGATGATAATAACTATGGTTTTAAATtcctaaatttattaagaaacaaaaatataagtacTATGTGGAATGATACAGAAACATTTATTCAACAGCCATCATCATTAAATATGACTacaaatttaaagttaaatataaataaatctcataattttaaaaataattatataaattccattgagaaatattttaatgaacaatTGATTCAAAATGATCAAATTATATCTACTCAGAAATCAATgctatcaaaaattattaataaagtaaaatttcaaacatcaaatataactaaaagaCATTTACTACTGAagcattatttaaatgatgatATCATAAATTTGCCACAAGTTAATAGTACcataaaaatcaatcataAATTACATCATTCTGATCAATGGAAACTTAGAACGAGACAACTTGATACATATGCTGAATCTTTGCTATATgtgaatagaatatataatatggcaTATGGATTCGAACGTAGAAGAGTACCCGCTCATATGCCTCATCTGATAGATAAATGGATTGTTGCTGATAtgcaaaagaaattcaaacacGAATTTAAAAGAACATCTAACCATAAAGTTAGAAGCTCGGAGGACATGCAATTtgctttttcctatttttattttttaatgagtgAAAAACGGAATGTAccaattgaagaaatatttgatacgTTTGACACCGATAAATCAGG caCTTGGTCAGACAGAGAAATTAGGACTCTTCTATCTAGACTTTATCCACTCCCTCTTGATTATAGTTTAgttattgattttgaaaatgcaataacaaattgttcaaatcatatgaaaattactaaaatactAAATGTACCACCAGGAGAAAGATATTTGGATTCATcactt cCAATTGTAACTAAGGAATTGATAGCAAAATGCGAATTAGTTTCAAGAAAAGTTAAAGCCAAATTTGGCGAGGAAAAACTTTATCAACATGAGATAATTAAAgcaggaaaaaatgaaatatttgaaatgttaaCGAGCAACGTATCTTTAACAGTACAACTTTTGGACGAGATACGTAGGGATCCCAA aaaatttatttgtctaAATGATGATATGGATCCTCTTCGACATGctgaaaatgaaatagttCGAGCATTATTGAACGATTTTTATCGCTCTCTTTATCCATTACGTAGTACTTTTGAATTACCGTTACAATATCGAAATCTTTTTACTCATCGACataaactccttgaatggagAGCTAATCGAACAAGGActagaaatttattgttatgtcTTATTCTTTTATTGCTTATTACGACGTTCTAtcactttttttatcatcaagtACGAAGATTATTCAGAATACGAGCTCTGCCCATTTTactcgtttaa
- the LOC552725 gene encoding N-acetylglucosamine-1-phosphotransferase subunits alpha/beta isoform X2 produces the protein MLIACRIFINIMSTWKLLQRRCYDLLSYKYSLLVILTAFTCIFIGIVHFGEMWITWSKEKYEAVFYSFNDNILGISFQKKLCQHVPIDVVYTWVNGSDPVFLKSLKEHVPITDINTAASRFNDKDELRYSLRSLEKYAPWVRHVYIVTNGQIPSWLDMDNPKVTLVTHEDIFINKSDLPTFSSPAIESNIHRIPGISDKFLYFNDDVMLGAEVWPEDFITQANGQKIYLAWWVPDCSDVCPWAWVGDGSCDPACNTTLCEFDGGDCDSTPVPTDSETLEEEGDYSHKLLQDSLDDNNYGFKFLNLLRNKNISTMWNDTETFIQQPSSLNMTTNLKLNINKSHNFKNNYINSIEKYFNEQLIQNDQIISTQKSMLSKIINKVKFQTSNITKRHLLLKHYLNDDIINLPQVNSTIKINHKLHHSDQWKLRTRQLDTYAESLLYVNRIYNMAYGFERRRVPAHMPHLIDKWIVADMQKKFKHEFKRTSNHKVRSSEDMQFAFSYFYFLMSEKRNVPIEEIFDTFDTDKSGTWSDREIRTLLSRLYPLPLDYSLVIDFENAITNCSNHMKITKILNVPPGERYLDSSLPIVTKELIAKCELVSRKVKAKFGEEKLYQHEIIKAGKNEIFEMLTSNVSLTVQLLDEIRRDPK, from the exons ATGTTAATCGCATGCAGAatctttatcaatataatgagCACATGGAAATTACTCCAGCGTCGATGTTACGATCttctatcatataaatattctttactgGTGATATTAACGGCATTcacttgtatatttattggTATTGTTCATTTCGGAGAG atGTGGATAACTTGGAgcaaagaaaaatacgaagcagtattttattcttttaatgataatatattaggtatctcttttcaaaaaaaactaTGTCAACATGTTCCAATAGATGTTGTGTATACATGGGTCAATGGCTCTGATccagtttttttaaaaagtttgaaagaaCATGTTCCTATTACTGATATTAATACAGCTGCTTCCAGATTTAATGATAAAGATGAATTAAGATATTCATTACGttcattggaaaaatatgCACCTTGGGTAAGACATGTGTATATTGTTACAAATGGTCAAATACCAAGTTGGTTAGATATGGATAATCCTAAAGTTACACTTGTTACTcatgaagatatatttataaataaaagtgatCTTCCAACATTTTCTAGTCCAGCTATTGAAAGTAATATTCATAG aaTTCCTGGTAtttcagataaatttttatattttaatgatgatGTTATGTTAGGGGCAGAAGTGTGGCCAGAAGATTTTATTACCCAAGCAAATggtcaaaaaatatatcttgcaTGGTGGGTTCCTGATTGTTCGGATGTTTGTCCTTGGGCTTGGGTGGGTGATGGATCATGTGATCCTGCTTGTAATACAACATTATGTGAATTTGATG gaggaGATTGTGATAGCACACCAGTTCCTACTGACAGTGAAACTcttgaagaagaaggagattaTTCGCACAAACTTTTACAAGATTCATTAGATGATAATAACTATGGTTTTAAATtcctaaatttattaagaaacaaaaatataagtacTATGTGGAATGATACAGAAACATTTATTCAACAGCCATCATCATTAAATATGACTacaaatttaaagttaaatataaataaatctcataattttaaaaataattatataaattccattgagaaatattttaatgaacaatTGATTCAAAATGATCAAATTATATCTACTCAGAAATCAATgctatcaaaaattattaataaagtaaaatttcaaacatcaaatataactaaaagaCATTTACTACTGAagcattatttaaatgatgatATCATAAATTTGCCACAAGTTAATAGTACcataaaaatcaatcataAATTACATCATTCTGATCAATGGAAACTTAGAACGAGACAACTTGATACATATGCTGAATCTTTGCTATATgtgaatagaatatataatatggcaTATGGATTCGAACGTAGAAGAGTACCCGCTCATATGCCTCATCTGATAGATAAATGGATTGTTGCTGATAtgcaaaagaaattcaaacacGAATTTAAAAGAACATCTAACCATAAAGTTAGAAGCTCGGAGGACATGCAATTtgctttttcctatttttattttttaatgagtgAAAAACGGAATGTAccaattgaagaaatatttgatacgTTTGACACCGATAAATCAGG caCTTGGTCAGACAGAGAAATTAGGACTCTTCTATCTAGACTTTATCCACTCCCTCTTGATTATAGTTTAgttattgattttgaaaatgcaataacaaattgttcaaatcatatgaaaattactaaaatactAAATGTACCACCAGGAGAAAGATATTTGGATTCATcactt cCAATTGTAACTAAGGAATTGATAGCAAAATGCGAATTAGTTTCAAGAAAAGTTAAAGCCAAATTTGGCGAGGAAAAACTTTATCAACATGAGATAATTAAAgcaggaaaaaatgaaatatttgaaatgttaaCGAGCAACGTATCTTTAACAGTACAACTTTTGGACGAGATACGTAGGGATCCCAAGTaa